The nucleotide sequence GACTGGACCAAGCGTGGATTGTTGTTCGTCTATCGCGACGCCAAGCCCTTGGACGCCTACGCCCCGACGGATCGGCTGTTGGGCGAACGTTTCAATGAATCGGCGGTGCGATTTGGGCCGGGCGAATTGGTGGAACGTGAACCGGCGCTGCGTGACGATTTGGCCGGTGGCTGGTGGTTCGAACACGACGCGCACTTGCGTCCGGACAAGTTGTTGAACTCTTGGGTCGAATCGCTGCGTGGCCGTGGTGTTCGCTTCATTCCCGATGCCGAACTGACGGAATTGGTGATCCAGGATGGTGTCGCCCGTGATGCCAAGCTGAAAACGTCCGCCGGTGAAGAATCGGTTGACGGCGACGTCTTCTTGTTCGCCACGGGGGCTTGGACGCCGCTGTTGTCGCGATGGTTAAAAATCACCGTGCCGATCCAGCCGGGCAAAGGCTATTCGATCACTTTGCCCGCGCCGGCCGGTGGGCCCCAGTCGCCGATGATCTTTCCCCAGCACCGTGTGGCGGTGACGCCGATGAACGACCGCCTGCGGCTGGGATCGATCATGGAGTTTGTGGGCTATGACGAATCGATCCAGCCCAAACGCTTGCGGCTGTTGACCGAGGCAACGCGGACCTATTTGCGCGGCGATTTGGCCGACGCCATCGACGCGGCGCCGCAGGACGATGCTTGGCAAGGCTGGCGTCCGATGACCTATGACAGCACACCGGTGATCGGTCGCTGCGGAGCGTACGAAAACGTGTACGTGTCGGCCGGACACAATATGCTAGGGATCAGCATGGCGCCGGCTTCGGGCCAGTTGATCGCATCGTTGATCAGCGGGACCACGCCGGCACTGGATCCGACGCCGTATCGTCCCCAGCGATTTGCGGTGTAAGCCGAACCCGATTGTCCCCACGAATCCTTCACCGGAACGCCGATGAATTCACCGCTACGCATGCAGCCGATGTTTGTCCAAGCGTTGCCGGCCGAACCG is from Crateriforma conspicua and encodes:
- a CDS encoding NAD(P)/FAD-dependent oxidoreductase — protein: MDDTPAHDIQSRRVVIIGGGIIGVAAAHFLKNDGHDVVVVDKGPIGGACSHGNCGLVCPSHVLPLAEPGAPWSAMRSMLNPASAFRVKPRLDPSLWSWFWNFNRRCNQRDMLESAAAIQPLLLRSMRLYEELVTEDAPTDIRCDWTKRGLLFVYRDAKPLDAYAPTDRLLGERFNESAVRFGPGELVEREPALRDDLAGGWWFEHDAHLRPDKLLNSWVESLRGRGVRFIPDAELTELVIQDGVARDAKLKTSAGEESVDGDVFLFATGAWTPLLSRWLKITVPIQPGKGYSITLPAPAGGPQSPMIFPQHRVAVTPMNDRLRLGSIMEFVGYDESIQPKRLRLLTEATRTYLRGDLADAIDAAPQDDAWQGWRPMTYDSTPVIGRCGAYENVYVSAGHNMLGISMAPASGQLIASLISGTTPALDPTPYRPQRFAV